A single genomic interval of Aedes aegypti strain LVP_AGWG chromosome 1, AaegL5.0 Primary Assembly, whole genome shotgun sequence harbors:
- the LOC110675653 gene encoding uncharacterized protein LOC110675653, producing MPSPKSRQHVYSEDAIHKCLDEIAKGSTAKAASVKYGIPRSTLRYRRSDKWQHTTRRGPSSVLSGQEENKIVKWIVEMQQRGFPVQRRTLLFKVKEYLTASPRKTPFKNDCPGKNDQKLLLYLFTYRNFVLGQKWFTSFMRRNSTLSIRTPEEVSSASARVTENDIRNWFAEVEKWLDHHEMRDICSDSSRIFNGDETSFYLHPKTKQVIAQKGSLNVYEVEQACSKQNVTVMFSFGANGTVVHPMIILPGQRIRKEVAQGFPQEWQLGQSERGWMTTHNFGQYIKKVFHPFLLREGVKLPVILFVDGHSSHVGVEVADLCQQLGVILIALYPNTTRITQPADVSIFKPLKDQWKNEVDDWRSEHPGENFTLRYFGRILEKAVAKGIKKDSIVNGFRVCGLFPFNADNVDYSKCIAKSTDCTPSSACPDISCESNYPAATVVTSEPLILVQPEPSCSKDPTIVVPRQICSQLTISSNDPPSSNTEIPFKVFSDFVPIHRDKIKEAIEVMGADTVAKIQQQSTHDFSHEERIIQYFYNEFIRPFTLFEDRPLVAELPMNEQNSIVGIDETGAVIGGLLIDSEGNVTISASEGTTQEDIIHTLNESANIDSSFTPIAESVVKSDAIPISSSAVKPAGINSTVDQSAPSALADTTNSKLTTRKASISEFLVLPPAPRRSGKHRNYTKKILSCSNCRRTYCRNKKK from the exons ATGCCGTCGCCGAAATCCCGTCAACATGTTTATAGTGAAGATGCAATCCACAAGTGTCTTGACGAGATTGCTAAAGGCTCCACGGCCAAAGCTGCGAGCGTCAAATACGGAATTCCTCGTTCGACATTACGATATCGGAGGAGCGATAAATGGCAACATACAACCCGAAGAGGTCCATCCAGTGTGCTTTCCGGAcaagaagaaaacaaaattgTCAAATGGATCGTCGAAATGCAACAACGGGGATTTCCAGTCCAGCGTCGTACTTTGCTGTTCAAAGTCAAAGAGTATCTGACTGCAAGTCCTCGAAAAACTCCGTTCAAAAATGATTGTCCCGGTAAGAATGATCAGAAATTGTTGCTTTATTTGTTTACCTATCGAAACTTCGTTTTAGGTCAAAAGTGGTTCACCTCTTTCATGCGTCGGAATTCTACATTGTCTATTAGAACCCCTGAGGAAGTATCATCAGCTAGTGCTCGGGTAACTGAAAACGACATCCGAAATTGGTTTGCAGAAGTTGAAAAGTGGCTGGATCACCATGAAATGCGGGATATTTGTTCCGACTCATCCCGTATATTCAATGGAGATGAAACCTCTTTCTACTTGCATCCAAAAACTAAGCAAGTAATCGCACAAAAAGGAAGCCTGAATGTATATGAGGTGGAACAAGCTTGTAGCAAACAGAACGTTACTGTGATGTTTTCGTTTGGCGCCAATGGAACAGTTGTGCATCCAATGATCATTCTTCCTGGACAAAGAATTAGAAAAGAGGTTGCACAAGGGTTTCCTCAAGAATGGCAGCTTGGGCAGAGCGAGCGAGGGTGGATGACGACTCACAATTTCGGTCAGTATATAAAGAAAGTCTTTCATCCTTTTCTGCTTCGAGAAGGCGTCAAACTTCCTGTGATACTCTTCGTTGACGGTCACTCTTCACACGTTGGTGTAGAAGTAGCGGACTTGTGTCAACAGCTAGGAGTAATTTTGATAGCGCTCTACCCCAACACAACCCGTATTACGCAGCCCGCGGACGTGTCAATCTTCAAACCACTTAAAGATCAATGGAAAAATGAAGTAGACGATTGGCGTTCGGAGCATCCGGGGGAAAATTTCACTTTGAGATACTTTGGAAGAATACTGGAGAAAGCAGTAGCGAAGGGAATCAAAAAAGACAGCATTGTCAACGGTTTTCGTGTATGCGGACTTTTTCCGTTCAATGCAGACAACGTAGATTATTCGAAATGCATAGCAAAGTCTACTGACTGTACGCCTTCATCCGCTTGTCCAGACATTTCATGCGAGTCAAATTACCCAGCAGCAACTGTTGTTACAAGTGAACCTTTGATACTCGTACAGCCAGAGCCAAGTTGCAGCAAAGATCCGACTATTGTAGTCCCTAGACAAATTTGCTCGCAATTAACCATCAGTAGTAATGATCCTCCTTCATCAAATACAGAAATTCCTTTCAAAGTATTTTCTGACTTTGTTCCGATTCATAGGGACAAAATAAAGGAAGCTATCGAAGTAATGGGAGCTGATACTGTGGCAAAAATCCAACAACAATCAACTCACGATTTCTCACACGAAGAACGGATTATCCAGTACTTTTACAACGAATTCATTCGACCCTTTACGTTGTTTGAAGATCGTCCACTTGTTGCGGAGTTGCCAATGAATGAACAAAATTCAATTGTTGGCATTGATGAGACAGGCGCAGTTATTGGTGGACTATTGATCGATTCTGAAGGAAACGTTACCATCTCGGCCAGCGAAGGTACTACACAAGAGGATATAATTCACACCCTGAACGAATCCGCTAACATCGATAGTTCATTCACCCCAATCGCAGAGTCAGTTGTGAAGTCTGATGCAATACCCATCAGCTCATCTGCAGTGAAACCTGCCGGTATTA ATTCCACTGTTGACCAATCTGCGCCGAGTGCACTAGCTGATACGACAAATTCCAAATTGACAACTAGAAAAGCCAGCATCTCAGAGTTTCTTGTTCTTCCTCCTGCACCACGACGCAGCGGTAAGCATCgaaactatacaaaaaaaatactttccTGTTCTAACTGCAGGAGAACGTATTgcagaaataagaaaaaatga